From Flexistipes sp., one genomic window encodes:
- a CDS encoding metal ABC transporter ATP-binding protein: MAIIEINDVSFAYEKDPVLENVSLKVSKGDFLAVLGPNGGGKTTLLKLILGLIKPDKGSIKVFGEKPGRHSKNIGYVPQYSYINKNFPLSVMESVLMGLTKKKLLNFKYTETDKSRALETLDKVDMSEYSDKQIHDLSGGQRQRVLVARALLSDPDLIILDEPTSNIDPYGKFCFFTFLEELSREKTIILVSHNINVIATKINRVACVNRFLYYNSEPVLTKEMVEILYGTHDEHVCSFGKYFSDDFTHMEK, encoded by the coding sequence AAAAGACCCTGTTTTGGAAAATGTCAGTTTGAAAGTTTCCAAAGGTGACTTTCTGGCTGTATTGGGACCCAACGGAGGCGGAAAGACAACCCTGTTAAAATTGATTCTCGGATTGATAAAACCTGATAAAGGCAGTATAAAAGTATTTGGAGAGAAGCCGGGTAGACATAGTAAAAATATAGGTTATGTTCCCCAATATTCATACATAAATAAAAACTTTCCTCTTTCTGTTATGGAAAGTGTTTTAATGGGGCTTACAAAGAAAAAACTGCTTAATTTTAAATATACTGAAACGGATAAGAGCCGGGCTTTGGAAACCCTTGATAAAGTTGATATGAGCGAATATTCTGACAAACAAATTCATGATCTTTCAGGTGGTCAGCGCCAACGGGTTCTGGTTGCCAGAGCACTTTTGTCTGACCCGGACTTGATTATACTGGACGAGCCGACCTCAAATATTGACCCTTACGGTAAATTTTGTTTTTTCACATTTCTTGAAGAGCTGAGCAGAGAAAAAACAATCATTCTGGTGAGCCATAATATCAATGTTATTGCAACAAAAATTAACAGAGTGGCCTGTGTAAACAGATTTTTATATTATAACTCTGAGCCGGTTCTTACTAAAGAAATGGTGGAAATTTTATACGGTACGCACGATGAACATGTATGTTCCTTCGGCAAGTATTTCAGCGATGATTTTACGCATATGGAAAAATAG